A region from the Pungitius pungitius chromosome 16, fPunPun2.1, whole genome shotgun sequence genome encodes:
- the zpld1a gene encoding zona pellucida-like domain-containing protein 1a — MEHIFLILLLFSKASSIGAQFNGYNCDANFHSRFPAERDISVYCGVQTITLKINFCPVLFSGYTDTDMALNGRHGDAHCRGFINNNTFPTVVIFSISLATLESCGNSLVVSTAQGPNAYGNLSLVQIGNISGYIDTPDPPTIISYLPGLLYKFSCSYPLEYLVNNTQLASSAAAISVKESNGTFISTLNLLLYNDSTYIQQLTIPMAGLTLKTRVFAAVKATNLDRRWNVLMDYCYTTPSGNPNDDLRYDLFFSCEKDAQTSVFENGKSQMGRFAFEVFRFVKHKNQKMSTVFLHCVTKLCRADDCPMLMPICGSRKKRDVAEGNKLNAASGNAVLTAGPIITRSDETPTNNSQLAHLKTPVFQMNTVTSALISGVIILAVMSVCFFIFSLTLLKGKSAPVSTLSGVRNPAFN, encoded by the exons ATGGAACATATATTTTTGATTCTTTTGCTATTTAGTAAGGCTTCATCAATTGGAGCTCAATTCAATGGATACAACTGTGATGCCAACTTTCACAGCCGTTTCCCCG cgGAGAGGGATATCAGTGTCTACTGTGGGGTACAAACCATCACCCTCAAGATCAACTTCTGCCCTGTCCTCTTTTCTGGCTATACAGACACCGACATGGCCCTCAATGGTCGCCATGGGGACGCCCATTGCCGTGGTTTCATTAATAACAACACTTTTCCCACAGTGGTAATTTTTAGTATCAGCCTGGCAACTCTGGAGTCCTGTGGCAATTCCCTGGTG GTCTCCACAGCTCAAGGACCCAACGCTTATGGTAACCTTTCACTGGTGCAGATTGGAAACATTTCAGGGTATATCGACACACCAGATCCTCCCACCATCATCAGCTACCTGCCAGGTCTGCTTTACAAGTTCAGCTGCAGTTACCCGCTGGAATACCTAGTGAACAACACACAGCTGGCCTC GTCAGCAGCTGCCATCTCAGTAAAGGAAAGCAATGGTACTTTCATCAGCACTCTGAATCTACTTCTTTACAAT GATTCAACATACATTCAGCAGTTGACCATCCCCATGGCAGGACTGACCTTAAAGACCCGAGTGTTTGCAGCTGTAAAAGCCACTAACCTGGATAGAAG ATGGAATGTTTTAATGGACTACTGTTACACCACACCCTCTGGAAACCCCAACGATGACCTCCGCTACGATCTTTTCTTTAG CTGTGAAAAAGATGCCCAGACCTCAGTCTTTGAAAATGGAAAGAGCCAAATGGGCCGCTTTGCCTTCGAAGTATTCCGCTTTGTAAAGCACAAGAATCAGAAGATGTCCACAGTCTTCCTACACTGTGTCACCAAACTGTGTCGAGCAGATGACTGTCCAATGCTCATGCCA ATCTGTGGCAGCAGGAAAAAGAGAGACGTTGCTGAGGGAAACAAGTTAAACGCTGCATCTGGAAATGCTGTCCTGACTGCTGGGCCAATCATCACTCGGAGTG ATGAAACGCCAACCAACAATTCTCAACTGG CCCATCTGAAAACTCCAGTGTTTCAGATGAACACAGTGACAAGCGCGCTCATCTCCGGAGTGATCATTCTGGCCGTCATGAGTGTTTGCtttttcatcttctccctcACTCTTCTCAAAGGCAAAAGTGCTCCTGTCAGCACCCTGTCTGGAGTCCGAAACCCAGCCTTCAACTGA